One Nitrospina watsonii DNA segment encodes these proteins:
- a CDS encoding nuclease-related domain-containing protein codes for MEPISLILVVLLLGAGAWFFFKKGGRGSFVAGPRVGAILRRLGPEYEVVENATVPTPDGIIQIDFLVVSPYGLFVINERDDAGRVRVQAGQREWEVRGLGGGLIYNPLWRNRQAINHIENKLGDLPIASLVVFVNAKLEGIPDEEVVTGNQLLPAIRKARHAVLTAEQQQTVMTWFGNR; via the coding sequence ATGGAACCGATTTCTCTGATTCTGGTGGTGCTCCTGTTGGGAGCGGGGGCCTGGTTTTTTTTCAAAAAAGGCGGCCGCGGATCGTTCGTGGCCGGACCGCGTGTGGGCGCGATTTTGCGGCGGCTGGGTCCGGAGTACGAGGTGGTGGAGAACGCCACGGTGCCGACGCCGGACGGCATCATCCAGATCGATTTCCTGGTGGTGTCGCCCTACGGCCTGTTCGTCATCAATGAACGCGACGATGCGGGGCGCGTGCGGGTGCAGGCGGGTCAGCGCGAGTGGGAAGTGCGCGGCCTGGGTGGCGGACTGATTTACAATCCGTTGTGGCGCAACCGCCAGGCCATCAATCACATCGAAAACAAACTGGGCGATTTGCCCATTGCGTCTCTCGTGGTGTTCGTCAATGCGAAGCTGGAAGGCATTCCCGACGAAGAGGTGGTGACGGGGAATCAGTTGCTGCCGGCTATCCGCAAGGCGCGGCACGCGGTGCTGACGGCCGAGCAACAGCAAACCGTCATGACGTGGTTTGGAAACCGGTGA